A part of Arachis hypogaea cultivar Tifrunner chromosome 12, arahy.Tifrunner.gnm2.J5K5, whole genome shotgun sequence genomic DNA contains:
- the LOC112727446 gene encoding cytochrome P450 77A3 gives MIIFSPILILMITVLLVFLLSQTKSKKLNLPPGPPGWPIVGNLLQVARSGKPYFVFVNDVRQKYGPIFTLKMGTRTMIFLSDPKLIHEALIENGALYASRPPETPTRNVFSVNKFTVNAATYGPIWRSLRKNMVQNMLSSTRLKEFRSVREKAMNKLIDRLRAEAEANNGVVWVLKDARFAVFCILLTMCFGLEMDEETVEKMDEMMKLVLITVDAKIYDYLPILKPFYSKQRKRAMEVRKEQIEFMVPFIDKRKRAIQNPGSELSATPFSYLDTLFDLKIEGRKSAPSDDEVVTLCSEFLNGGTDTTATAVEWGIAELIENPHVQKKLFEEIKETVGERKVNEKDVEKMPYLQAVVKELLRKHPPTYFTLTHAVTEPTTISGFDIPTDVNVEIFLAPFGNDPKLWTKPEKFEPERFMDGGMDKDVDITGVTGTMKMMPFGVGRRICPGLGMATVHVHLMLARMVQEFEWSAYPEGKPLDFSGKLVFTVVMKESLRATIKLR, from the coding sequence ATGATAATCTTCTCTCCAATTTTAATCCTCATGATTACAGTCCTACTTGTCTTCCTACTTTCCCAAACCAAATCCAAGAAGCTCAACCTTCCTCCAGGCCCCCCTGGTTGGCCTATTGTTGGTAACCTCCTCCAAGTCGCACGTTCCGGAAAGCCTTATTTCGTCTTTGTGAACGATGTGAGGCAAAAATATGGCCCAATTTTCACCCTCAAGATGGGGACAAGAACCATGATTTTCCTCAGCGACCCCAAACTAATCCACGAGGCGTTGATCGAGAACGGCGCACTCTACGCTAGCAGGCCCCCCGAGACTCCAACAAGAAACGTCTTCAGCGTCAACAAGTTCACAGTTAACGCCGCCACGTACGGTCCCATCTGGCGGTCTCTGAGGAAGAACATGGTTCAAAACATGCTGAGCTCCACCAGGCTGAAGGAGTTTCGTTCTGTGAGAGAGAAGGCGATGAACAAACTCATCGACAGGCTCAGAGCCGAAGCAGAGGCTAACAACGGAGTTGTTTGGGTGCTAAAGGATGCAAGATTCGCCGTCTTCTGCATACTCCTGACCATGTGTTTCGGCCTCGAAATGGACGAAGAAACCGTTGAGAAAATGGATGAGATGATGAAACTGGTCCTCATCACGGTGGACGCGAAAATCTACGACTACCTCCCCATCCTGAAGCCTTTTTACTCGAAGCAGAGGAAGAGAGCCATGGAAGTTCGTAAGGAGCAGATTGAGTTTATGGTTCCTTTCATTGATAAGAGAAAGAGGGCAATCCAAAACCCAGGCTCGGAACTCTCCGCCACTCCATTTTCATACCTGGACACGCTGTTTGATCTAAAAATCGAAGGGCGAAAATCAGCGCCATCAGACGATGAAGTGGTTACCCTCTGCTCTGAGTTTCTTAACGGCGGCACTGACACAACGGCCACGGCAGTTGAGTGGGGAATTGCTGAACTGATTGAGAACCCACACGTACAAAAGAAGCTGTTTGAGGAGATCAAAGAAACGGTTGGGGAGAGGAAAGTGAACGAAAAGGACGTGGAGAAGATGCCGTACTTGCAAGCAGTGGTGAAGGAGCTCTTAAGGAAGCATCCTCCAACGTACTTCACACTCACTCATGCAGTTACCGAACCGACAACTATATCAGGGTTTGACATACCAACTGATGTAAACGTGGAGATCTTCCTTGCGCCCTTTGGAAATGACCCCAAATTATGGACTAAACCGGAGAAGTTCGAACCGGAGAGGTTCATGGATGGAGGAATGGACAAGGACGTTGACATTACTGGAGTGACCGGGACCATGAAGATGATGCCTTTTGGGGTTGGGAGAAGGATATGCCCTGGTTTGGGTATGGCCACAGTTCATGTTCACCTGATGCTGGCCAGGATGGTGCAAGAGTTTGAGTGGAGTGCATATCCCGAAGGGAAGCCGTTGGACTTCAGTGGCAAGTTGGTGTTCACTGTGGTCATGAAGGAATCTCTCAGAGCAACCATTAAGCTAAGATAA